A genomic segment from Pseudomonas sp. S09G 359 encodes:
- a CDS encoding enoyl-CoA hydratase/isomerase family protein — protein sequence MTAQVSSETRSTHVQQPDVVAEVRNHIGHLTLNRPAGLNALTLGMVRSLTQQLQAWADDPQVRAVVLRGAGEKAFCAGGDIRSLYDSFKNGDTLHQDFFVEEYALDLAIHHYCKPVLALMDGFVLGGGMGLVQGADLRVVSERSRLGMPEVAIGYFPDVGGSYFLPRIPGELGIYLGVTGVQIRAADALYCGLADWYLDSGKLADLDHQLDHLRWHESPLKDLQGALAKLAVQQLPDAPLAALRPAIDHFFGLPDVASIVEQLQQVTVADSHQWALHTADLMHTRSPLAMAVTLQMLRRGRRLPLEQCFALELHLDRQWFKRGDLIEGVRALIIDKDKQPRWNPPTLRELDNSHVESFFHNFEQVVN from the coding sequence ATGACTGCTCAGGTTTCCTCCGAAACACGCAGCACCCATGTACAGCAGCCCGACGTGGTCGCCGAAGTACGCAACCATATCGGCCACCTCACTCTCAACCGCCCCGCCGGCCTGAATGCCCTCACCCTCGGCATGGTCCGCAGCCTGACGCAACAGCTGCAGGCCTGGGCGGACGACCCCCAGGTGCGTGCGGTGGTCCTGCGTGGCGCCGGCGAAAAAGCCTTTTGTGCTGGTGGCGACATCCGCTCCCTCTATGACAGCTTTAAAAATGGCGACACCCTGCACCAGGATTTCTTCGTCGAAGAATATGCGTTGGACCTCGCCATCCATCACTACTGCAAGCCGGTGTTGGCCCTGATGGACGGCTTTGTGCTGGGCGGCGGCATGGGCCTGGTACAGGGCGCGGACCTGCGCGTGGTCAGCGAACGCAGCCGCCTGGGCATGCCGGAAGTAGCCATCGGGTATTTCCCCGACGTGGGCGGCAGCTACTTCCTGCCGCGCATTCCCGGTGAGCTGGGGATCTACCTCGGCGTCACCGGCGTACAGATCCGCGCGGCCGATGCGCTGTACTGCGGCTTGGCGGACTGGTACCTGGACAGCGGCAAGCTGGCAGACCTGGACCACCAGCTCGACCACCTGCGATGGCACGAATCGCCCCTCAAGGACCTGCAGGGCGCACTGGCCAAGCTGGCCGTGCAGCAATTGCCCGACGCGCCGCTGGCGGCCCTGCGCCCGGCTATCGACCACTTCTTCGGCCTGCCGGACGTTGCGAGTATTGTTGAACAGTTGCAACAAGTCACCGTCGCCGACAGCCATCAGTGGGCCCTGCACACCGCCGACCTCATGCACACCCGCTCGCCCCTGGCGATGGCCGTGACCCTGCAGATGCTGCGTCGCGGTCGGCGTTTACCGCTGGAGCAGTGTTTTGCCCTGGAACTGCACCTTGACCGCCAATGGTTCAAGCGTGGTGACCTGATCGAGGGGGTTCGTGCATTGATCATCGACAAGGACAAACAACCGCGCTGGAACCCGCCAACGCTCCGCGAGCTGGACAACAGCCACGTCGAGAGTTTTTTCCATAACTTCGAGCAGGTTGTGAACTAA
- a CDS encoding acyl-CoA dehydrogenase family protein: MQDIEYTEEQVMIRDMARDFARGEIAPHAQAWEKAGWIDDALVAKMGELGLLGMVVPEEWGGTYVDYVAYALAVEEISAGDGATGALMSIHNSVGCGPILNYGTQAQKQTWLADLASGQAIGCFCLTEPQAGSEAHNLRTRAELVNGQWVINGAKQFVSNGKRAKLAIVFAVTDPTLGKKGISAFLVPTDTSGFVVDRTEHKMGIRASDTCAVTLNQCTVPEANLLGERGKGLAIALSNLEGGRIGIAAQALGIARAAFEAALAYARDRVQFDKAIIEHQSVANLLADMQTRLNAARLLILHAARLRSAGKPCLSEASQAKLFASEMAEKVCSSAMQIHGGYGYLEDYPVERYYRDARITQIYEGTSEIQRMVIARELKNYQL, encoded by the coding sequence ATGCAAGATATTGAATATACAGAAGAACAGGTAATGATCCGCGACATGGCTCGCGACTTTGCCCGTGGCGAAATTGCACCCCATGCCCAAGCGTGGGAGAAGGCCGGCTGGATTGACGACGCCCTGGTGGCGAAGATGGGTGAACTCGGCCTGCTGGGCATGGTTGTGCCGGAAGAATGGGGCGGCACCTATGTCGACTACGTGGCCTATGCCCTGGCGGTCGAAGAAATCTCCGCCGGCGATGGCGCCACCGGTGCGCTGATGAGTATCCATAATTCAGTCGGTTGCGGGCCTATCCTCAACTACGGCACACAAGCGCAGAAACAAACCTGGCTGGCTGACCTGGCCAGCGGACAAGCGATTGGCTGCTTCTGCCTCACCGAACCCCAGGCCGGATCCGAAGCCCACAACCTGCGCACCCGCGCCGAACTGGTCAATGGCCAGTGGGTGATCAATGGCGCCAAGCAATTTGTCAGCAACGGCAAGCGCGCCAAGCTGGCCATCGTCTTCGCTGTGACCGACCCGACCCTGGGTAAAAAAGGCATTTCGGCGTTCCTGGTGCCCACCGACACCTCCGGGTTTGTGGTTGACCGCACCGAGCACAAGATGGGCATTCGGGCATCCGACACCTGCGCCGTCACCCTCAACCAGTGCACGGTGCCCGAAGCCAACCTGCTGGGCGAGCGTGGCAAAGGCCTGGCGATTGCCCTGTCGAACCTGGAAGGCGGCCGCATCGGCATTGCCGCCCAGGCCTTGGGCATTGCCCGTGCGGCGTTCGAAGCGGCGCTGGCCTATGCCCGTGACCGGGTGCAGTTCGACAAGGCGATCATCGAGCACCAGAGCGTGGCCAACCTGCTGGCCGATATGCAAACCCGCTTGAATGCCGCCCGCTTGCTGATACTGCACGCTGCACGCCTGCGTTCTGCCGGAAAACCCTGCCTGTCGGAAGCGTCCCAGGCCAAGCTGTTTGCCTCGGAAATGGCCGAAAAGGTCTGTTCCTCGGCGATGCAGATTCATGGCGGGTATGGGTATCTGGAGGATTACCCGGTGGAGCGTTACTACCGGGATGCGCGGATCACACAGATTTACGAAGGGACCAGCGAGATTCAGCGGATGGTGATTGCCAGAGAGCTGAAGAACTACCAGCTCTAA
- a CDS encoding enoyl-CoA hydratase, whose protein sequence is MSYETILLEVQGRVGLITLNRPQALNALNAQLVSELNQALDGLEADPQIGCIVLTGSKKAFAAGADIKEMAELTYPQIYLDDLFSDSDRVANRRKPIIAAVNGFALGGGCELALMCDFILAGDGAKFGQPEINLGVLPGMGGTQRLTRAVGKAKAMEMCLTGRFIDAVEAERCGIVARIVPADELLEEALKVATLIAGKSVPISMMVKESVNRAFEVSLSEGVRFERRVFHAAFATQDQKEGMAAFVAKRAPEFKDQ, encoded by the coding sequence ATGAGTTACGAAACCATTTTGCTCGAAGTCCAGGGCCGCGTCGGGCTGATTACCCTGAATCGCCCGCAGGCACTGAACGCGCTGAATGCGCAACTGGTCAGCGAGTTGAACCAGGCGCTGGATGGCCTGGAAGCCGACCCGCAGATCGGCTGCATCGTGCTGACCGGTTCGAAAAAAGCCTTCGCCGCCGGCGCCGATATCAAGGAAATGGCGGAGCTGACCTATCCGCAGATCTACCTGGACGACCTGTTCAGCGACAGCGACCGCGTGGCCAACCGCCGCAAGCCGATCATCGCCGCCGTCAACGGCTTCGCCCTGGGCGGTGGCTGCGAGCTGGCGTTGATGTGCGACTTTATCCTGGCCGGTGACGGCGCCAAGTTCGGCCAGCCGGAAATCAACCTCGGCGTGCTGCCGGGCATGGGCGGCACCCAGCGCCTGACCCGTGCGGTAGGCAAGGCCAAGGCCATGGAAATGTGCCTGACCGGGCGTTTTATCGATGCGGTGGAAGCCGAGCGCTGCGGGATCGTCGCGCGCATTGTGCCGGCTGATGAGTTGCTGGAAGAAGCCTTGAAAGTCGCCACCCTGATCGCCGGTAAATCGGTGCCGATCAGCATGATGGTCAAGGAAAGCGTGAACCGCGCATTTGAAGTGAGCCTGTCCGAAGGCGTGCGCTTTGAACGCCGGGTGTTCCACGCCGCCTTTGCCACGCAAGATCAGAAGGAAGGCATGGCCGCGTTTGTGGCCAAGCGTGCGCCAGAGTTCAAGGACCAGTAA
- a CDS encoding acyl-CoA dehydrogenase, translating into MLPNDEQLQISDAARQFAQERLKPFAAEWDREHRFPKEAIGEMAELGFFGMLVPEQWGGCDTGYLAYAMALEEIAAGDGACSTIMSVHNSVGCVPILKFGNDQQKEQFLKPLASGAMLGAFALTEPQAGSDASSLKTRARLDGDHYVLNGCKQFITSGQNAGVVIVFAVTDPAAGKRGISAFIVPTDSPGYTVARVEDKLGQHASDTCQILFEDVKVPVANRLGEEGEGYKIALANLEGGRVGIASQSVGMARAAFEAARDYARERESFGKPLIEHQAVAFRLADMATQIAVARQMVHYAAALRDSGRPALVEASMAKLFASEMAEKVCSAALQTLGGYGYLSDFPLERIYRDVRVCQIYEGTSDIQRMVISRNL; encoded by the coding sequence ATGCTGCCCAATGACGAACAACTGCAAATCAGCGACGCGGCCCGCCAGTTCGCCCAGGAGCGGCTCAAACCGTTTGCCGCCGAATGGGACCGCGAACACCGCTTTCCCAAGGAAGCCATCGGCGAAATGGCCGAACTGGGGTTTTTCGGCATGTTGGTGCCGGAACAGTGGGGCGGGTGCGACACCGGCTACCTGGCCTACGCCATGGCCCTGGAAGAAATCGCTGCTGGTGATGGCGCCTGTTCGACCATCATGAGCGTGCACAACTCGGTGGGCTGCGTGCCTATCCTTAAGTTCGGCAACGATCAGCAGAAGGAGCAATTCCTCAAGCCCTTGGCCAGCGGTGCGATGCTCGGCGCGTTTGCACTGACCGAACCGCAAGCCGGCTCCGATGCCAGCAGCCTGAAAACCCGCGCGCGCCTCGACGGCGACCACTACGTGCTGAATGGTTGCAAACAGTTCATTACCTCCGGGCAAAACGCCGGGGTGGTGATTGTGTTTGCCGTCACTGACCCGGCAGCGGGCAAGCGCGGGATCAGTGCGTTTATCGTGCCCACTGACTCGCCGGGTTACACCGTGGCGCGGGTAGAAGACAAACTCGGCCAGCATGCGTCGGACACCTGCCAGATCCTCTTTGAAGACGTGAAGGTGCCCGTGGCCAACCGCCTGGGCGAGGAGGGCGAGGGCTACAAGATCGCCCTGGCCAACCTCGAAGGCGGCCGCGTGGGCATCGCCTCGCAGTCGGTGGGCATGGCCCGCGCGGCCTTTGAAGCCGCCCGTGATTACGCTCGTGAGCGTGAAAGCTTCGGCAAACCGCTGATCGAACATCAGGCCGTGGCGTTTCGCCTGGCGGACATGGCCACGCAAATCGCGGTCGCCCGGCAGATGGTGCATTACGCCGCCGCGCTGCGCGACAGCGGCCGGCCTGCGCTGGTGGAGGCGTCCATGGCCAAGCTGTTCGCCTCGGAAATGGCCGAAAAAGTCTGTTCGGCCGCCTTGCAAACCCTGGGTGGTTACGGTTACCTGAGCGACTTCCCCCTGGAGCGGATCTACCGCGATGTGCGGGTCTGCCAGATTTACGAAGGCACCAGCGATATCCAACGCATGGTCATCTCACGCAATCTCTAA
- a CDS encoding acetyl-CoA C-acyltransferase — MTDPIVIVSAVRTPMGGFQGDLKSLTAPQLGATAIRAAVERAGLASDAVDEVLFGCVLPAGLGQAPARQAALGAGLDKSTRCTTLNKMCGSGMEATILAHDTLLAGSVDVVIAGGMESMSNAPYLLDRARSGYRMGHGRVLDHMFLDGLEDAYDKGRLMGTFAEDCALHNGFTREAQDAFAIASLTRAQEAITHGNFAAEIVPVQVTVGKEQKTILHDEQPPKAKLDKITSLKPAFREGGTVTAANSSSISDGAAALLLMRESEAHKRGLKPLAVIHGHAAFADEPGLFPVAPVGAIRKLMRKTGWNLGDVDLFEINEAFAVVSLVTMSKLEIPHAKVNVHGGACALGHPIGASGARILVTLLSALRQKGLKRGVAAICIGGGEATAMAVECLY, encoded by the coding sequence ATGACTGATCCCATTGTGATTGTCAGCGCCGTGCGCACGCCCATGGGCGGCTTCCAGGGTGACCTCAAGAGCCTCACCGCGCCACAGCTGGGTGCCACGGCGATACGCGCGGCCGTCGAGCGTGCCGGCCTTGCCAGCGATGCTGTGGATGAAGTGCTGTTTGGCTGTGTGCTGCCTGCCGGACTTGGCCAGGCGCCGGCGCGGCAAGCGGCGTTGGGTGCCGGGCTGGACAAGTCCACGCGTTGCACGACCCTCAACAAGATGTGCGGCTCGGGCATGGAAGCGACCATCCTCGCCCATGACACGCTGCTGGCCGGCAGTGTCGACGTGGTCATTGCCGGGGGCATGGAAAGCATGTCCAACGCGCCGTACCTGCTGGACCGCGCCCGCAGCGGCTACCGCATGGGCCATGGGCGAGTGCTCGACCATATGTTCCTCGACGGCCTCGAAGACGCCTACGACAAGGGCCGTCTGATGGGTACCTTTGCCGAAGACTGCGCCCTGCATAACGGCTTTACCCGTGAAGCCCAGGATGCCTTCGCCATTGCTTCCCTGACGCGTGCGCAGGAAGCCATCACCCATGGCAACTTCGCCGCCGAGATCGTCCCGGTACAAGTCACCGTCGGCAAGGAGCAGAAAACCATCCTGCATGACGAGCAGCCACCCAAGGCCAAGCTGGACAAGATTACCAGCCTGAAACCGGCGTTCCGTGAAGGTGGCACCGTGACGGCGGCCAACTCCAGTTCGATTTCCGATGGCGCGGCAGCGTTGCTGTTGATGCGCGAGTCCGAGGCACACAAGCGTGGCCTCAAGCCGTTGGCGGTGATCCACGGGCACGCGGCATTTGCCGATGAGCCTGGGCTGTTTCCGGTGGCGCCGGTTGGGGCGATCCGTAAATTGATGCGCAAGACCGGCTGGAACCTGGGTGACGTCGACCTGTTCGAGATCAACGAAGCCTTCGCCGTGGTCAGCCTGGTGACCATGAGCAAGCTGGAAATCCCGCATGCCAAGGTCAATGTGCATGGCGGCGCCTGCGCCCTCGGCCACCCGATTGGCGCGTCCGGTGCGCGCATCCTCGTGACCCTGCTCTCGGCCCTGCGCCAGAAAGGCCTCAAGCGTGGCGTTGCGGCCATCTGCATTGGCGGCGGTGAAGCCACGGCCATGGCCGTTGAATGCCTGTATTAA
- a CDS encoding SDR family NAD(P)-dependent oxidoreductase — protein MQIENKVFLVSGGASGLGAATAEMLVGAGAKVMLVDLNADAVAAKAQQLGDNARSAVADISQEAAAVAAVNATVAAFGGLHGLVNCAGVVRGEKILGKHGAHGLDSFAQVINVNLIGSFNLLRLAAAAIAETEANADGERGVIINTASVAAFDGQIGQAAYAASKGAIASLTLPAARELARFGIRVMTIAPGIFETPMMAGMTPEVRDSLAAGVPFPPRLGKPAEYAALVRHIIENSMLNGEVIRLDGALRMAAK, from the coding sequence ATGCAGATTGAGAACAAGGTATTCCTGGTCAGCGGCGGCGCCTCGGGCCTCGGTGCGGCCACCGCTGAGATGCTGGTAGGCGCTGGTGCCAAGGTGATGCTGGTGGACCTCAACGCCGACGCCGTGGCCGCCAAAGCCCAGCAGCTGGGCGACAATGCCCGCAGCGCCGTGGCGGATATCAGCCAGGAAGCCGCAGCCGTTGCGGCGGTGAATGCCACCGTCGCGGCCTTTGGTGGCCTGCATGGCCTGGTGAACTGCGCCGGTGTGGTACGGGGTGAGAAAATCCTCGGCAAACACGGTGCCCATGGACTCGACAGCTTTGCCCAGGTCATCAACGTCAACCTGATCGGCAGCTTCAACCTGCTGCGCCTGGCCGCAGCGGCCATCGCTGAAACTGAGGCAAATGCCGATGGCGAGCGCGGCGTGATCATCAACACCGCCTCGGTGGCTGCGTTTGACGGGCAGATCGGCCAGGCGGCCTACGCGGCCTCCAAAGGCGCGATCGCCAGCCTCACGCTGCCTGCCGCCCGTGAACTGGCGCGTTTTGGTATTCGCGTGATGACCATCGCCCCAGGCATTTTCGAAACCCCGATGATGGCCGGCATGACCCCGGAAGTACGCGATTCCCTCGCCGCCGGCGTGCCATTCCCGCCGCGCCTGGGCAAGCCCGCTGAATACGCCGCGTTGGTGCGGCACATCATTGAAAACAGCATGCTCAATGGCGAGGTGATCCGTCTCGACGGCGCCTTGCGCATGGCGGCCAAGTGA
- a CDS encoding bestrophin family protein, with product MIVRPKPNLLGILFSLKGSIAKRIALRSLLVTLLASVIVLVETLHPAYFSKVNATPFTLLGLSLSIFMSFRNNACYDRWWEGRKQLGQMIIDVRSLIRETQLLKDPAERAAVLRALCGFAHGLIARLRHEDEARAIAPWAPVENPHPNLPDKVLQQVGARFSELTEQGVLSEWRYTQLEARLVSLSQVQASCERIKTTPLPFPYTLLLHRTIYLFCILLPFAMAEPLGWLTPVFTAIVSYTFFGLDEIGDDLEDPFGFDENDLPCNALLRTLEREVLAALGETDLPPALEPVEYVLT from the coding sequence ATGATCGTGCGTCCCAAACCCAACCTGCTGGGCATCCTGTTTTCCCTCAAGGGCTCGATCGCCAAGCGCATCGCCCTGCGTAGCCTGCTGGTGACCCTGCTGGCCTCGGTGATCGTGCTGGTGGAGACCCTGCACCCGGCGTATTTCTCCAAGGTCAACGCCACGCCCTTTACCTTGCTGGGCCTGTCGCTGTCGATCTTCATGAGCTTTCGCAATAACGCCTGCTATGACCGCTGGTGGGAAGGCCGCAAGCAATTGGGGCAGATGATCATCGATGTGCGCTCGCTGATTCGTGAAACCCAGCTACTCAAGGACCCGGCCGAACGCGCGGCGGTGCTGCGCGCGCTGTGTGGGTTTGCCCATGGCCTGATCGCACGCTTGCGCCATGAGGATGAAGCCCGGGCGATTGCGCCGTGGGCGCCGGTGGAAAACCCGCATCCCAACCTGCCTGACAAGGTCCTGCAACAGGTCGGCGCACGCTTTTCGGAGTTGACCGAGCAAGGCGTGCTCAGCGAGTGGCGGTATACCCAGCTGGAAGCCCGGCTGGTCAGCCTCAGCCAGGTGCAAGCCTCGTGCGAGCGGATCAAGACCACGCCGCTGCCCTTCCCCTATACCCTGCTGCTGCACCGCACCATCTACCTGTTCTGCATTCTGCTGCCATTCGCCATGGCTGAGCCGCTGGGATGGCTGACGCCGGTGTTCACCGCCATCGTCAGCTACACCTTCTTTGGCCTCGATGAAATCGGCGATGACCTGGAAGACCCGTTCGGCTTCGACGAAAACGACCTGCCCTGCAATGCCCTGTTGCGCACGCTGGAGCGCGAAGTGCTCGCCGCGCTCGGCGAAACCGACTTGCCGCCGGCCCTGGAGCCGGTGGAATACGTGCTCACCTGA
- a CDS encoding tetratricopeptide repeat protein: MPKSRRYSIVGLCALLFIVLLTWYFSRATPVAVPPAIAHGYSKALKQARNGEPGAARVLYQQLGRPDLTPERRAALHAELPNYPSPQALKLADKDLASESPQVREASIHSIVGLVPTGQRTLLLGPALDDPEQSVRFAAANALLGLSPDTLGLYFGPLQQVLDEFVKKLKAEPETADGWIQLARLYIHSTLLPEAQNALEQAMRLQPDNLQAGVAQIELLDKQGKTDESRQLLARQLAAHPESAYLQHALGMWLLHHGERPYALLGLSKAVELEPDNQDYRYDLATTLHAQQEQEAAQRQLEEIVQRHPANRKARVLLINYWKESGQLQNVQVLLAQLEQQNPDDPALQQGL; this comes from the coding sequence ATGCCAAAGTCACGCCGTTACTCCATCGTCGGCCTGTGCGCCCTGTTGTTTATTGTGCTGCTCACCTGGTATTTCTCCCGCGCCACCCCGGTAGCCGTGCCTCCGGCCATTGCCCATGGTTACTCCAAAGCCCTGAAACAGGCGCGTAACGGCGAGCCAGGCGCAGCGCGCGTGCTGTACCAGCAATTGGGCCGGCCGGACCTGACCCCCGAGCGCCGCGCCGCGCTGCATGCCGAATTGCCCAATTACCCCAGCCCCCAGGCCTTGAAACTCGCGGACAAAGACTTGGCCAGTGAGTCGCCGCAGGTGCGCGAAGCTTCCATCCACAGCATCGTCGGCCTGGTCCCCACCGGCCAGCGCACGCTGTTGCTCGGCCCGGCGCTGGATGATCCAGAACAAAGCGTACGGTTTGCCGCGGCCAACGCCTTGCTCGGCCTGTCGCCCGACACCTTGGGCCTGTACTTCGGGCCATTGCAGCAGGTACTGGATGAGTTCGTGAAAAAGCTCAAGGCCGAGCCGGAAACGGCCGATGGCTGGATTCAATTGGCGCGCCTGTACATTCACAGCACCCTCCTGCCCGAGGCGCAAAATGCCCTGGAGCAGGCCATGCGCCTGCAGCCAGACAACCTGCAAGCCGGGGTGGCGCAGATCGAATTGCTCGACAAGCAAGGCAAGACCGATGAATCCCGCCAACTGCTCGCGCGGCAACTGGCGGCGCATCCTGAATCGGCCTACCTGCAACACGCCCTGGGCATGTGGCTGCTGCACCATGGCGAGCGCCCGTATGCGCTGCTCGGCCTGTCCAAGGCGGTGGAGCTTGAACCGGATAACCAGGATTATCGCTATGACCTGGCCACCACCCTGCATGCCCAGCAGGAACAGGAGGCCGCGCAGCGCCAGTTGGAAGAAATAGTCCAGCGCCACCCTGCCAATCGCAAGGCCAGGGTGCTGCTGATCAACTACTGGAAAGAAAGCGGCCAGTTACAGAATGTGCAAGTGCTGCTCGCTCAGCTTGAACAGCAAAACCCAGACGACCCGGCGTTGCAGCAAGGCTTGTAG
- a CDS encoding ATPase domain-containing protein, which yields MSTSNAQLSEKAATGIEGLDDILSGGLSRSHLFLLEGEPGTGKTTVALHFLQAGAKSGERSLYITLSETERELRQGAKSHGWDLDDNIHIFELTPPESLLNAEHQQSLLYSSDLELGEATRQIFEVVERVKPTRVVIDSLSEIRLLAQSSLRYRRQILAIKHYFVRYDATVLLLDDLTTESLDKTVHSVAHGVIRLEELTPNYGAERRRVRVVKYRGQKYRGGFHDFTIMHGGVHVFPRLVAAEHRGGYVRQTLSSGIREMDALMGGGVETGSSSLILGPAGTGKSLISMIFAAAAVTRGEKAALFIFDEELGLLFERMKNMGIDLAALQDTGNLLIEQVDAAELSPGEFSHRVRRCVDERGIKTVVIDSINGYQAAMPEENALILHMHELLLYLNRRGAATFMTVAQHGLVGDMQAPVDITYLADTVILLRYFEALGKVRRAISIIKKRTGSHESSIREYRISNRGLTVGEPLDNFQGVLRGIPTYMGAGSPLLKDEG from the coding sequence TTGTCTACATCCAACGCGCAACTATCCGAAAAAGCGGCCACCGGCATCGAAGGTCTTGATGACATTCTGTCCGGGGGGCTTTCGCGTAGCCATTTGTTCCTGCTGGAAGGTGAACCTGGCACCGGTAAAACCACGGTCGCCCTGCATTTCCTGCAGGCCGGTGCCAAAAGCGGCGAGCGATCGTTGTACATCACGCTATCGGAAACCGAGCGCGAATTGCGCCAGGGCGCCAAGTCCCACGGTTGGGACCTGGATGACAATATCCACATCTTCGAACTGACCCCGCCGGAGAGCCTGCTCAACGCCGAGCATCAGCAGAGCCTGCTGTATTCCTCCGACCTGGAGCTGGGCGAGGCTACCCGGCAGATCTTCGAGGTGGTGGAACGGGTTAAGCCGACCCGCGTGGTCATCGACAGCCTCTCCGAAATCCGCCTGCTGGCGCAAAGCTCGTTGCGCTACCGTCGGCAGATCCTGGCGATCAAGCACTACTTTGTGCGCTACGACGCCACGGTGCTGTTGCTGGATGACCTGACCACCGAATCCCTGGATAAAACCGTGCACAGTGTCGCCCACGGGGTGATCCGTCTGGAAGAGCTGACGCCCAACTACGGCGCCGAACGCCGCCGCGTGCGGGTGGTTAAATACCGTGGCCAGAAATACCGCGGCGGTTTCCACGATTTCACCATCATGCACGGTGGCGTGCATGTGTTCCCACGCCTGGTGGCGGCCGAGCACCGTGGCGGCTACGTGCGCCAGACCTTGAGCAGCGGCATTCGGGAAATGGATGCGTTGATGGGCGGCGGCGTCGAGACCGGCTCCAGCAGCCTGATCCTCGGCCCGGCCGGTACCGGCAAATCACTGATCTCGATGATCTTCGCCGCCGCAGCAGTGACCCGTGGTGAAAAGGCCGCCCTGTTCATCTTCGACGAAGAGCTGGGGCTGTTGTTCGAACGCATGAAAAACATGGGCATCGACCTCGCCGCCCTGCAGGATACCGGCAACCTGTTGATCGAACAGGTGGACGCCGCCGAGCTGTCCCCAGGTGAATTCTCCCACCGTGTGCGCCGTTGCGTGGACGAACGCGGGATCAAGACCGTGGTCATCGACAGCATCAATGGTTACCAGGCGGCCATGCCGGAAGAGAACGCGCTGATCCTGCACATGCACGAACTGCTGCTGTATCTCAACCGCCGAGGCGCCGCGACCTTCATGACCGTCGCGCAGCATGGTCTGGTTGGCGACATGCAGGCGCCAGTCGACATTACATATCTGGCCGACACGGTGATTCTGTTGCGTTACTTCGAGGCGCTGGGCAAGGTGCGCCGCGCGATCTCGATCATCAAGAAACGCACCGGCTCCCACGAATCGTCGATCCGTGAATACCGCATCAGCAACCGTGGCCTTACCGTCGGCGAACCGCTGGACAACTTCCAGGGCGTCTTGCGCGGCATTCCTACCTACATGGGCGCCGGCTCCCCTCTGCTCAAGGATGAGGGATAG